Proteins encoded in a region of the Magallana gigas chromosome 8, xbMagGiga1.1, whole genome shotgun sequence genome:
- the LOC105338654 gene encoding rho GTPase-activating protein 19 isoform X2, which translates to MYRFDTDSFFEQIIAAYEMSTPAVRRRHTDADKLVNRLKNSMPDKFRIMVQMHLSFILDLDGTKLEEMFTEPEKVEAVPKRKSATPFSKKKEKHNSVLFGAPLSNENVARIYPLIEFLSRPDNLKTEGLFRKTGNVARQRLLKEWLNEGVDLILDQESFTPHDCATVLKNYLSELPDPLLTERHYQAHLQVVEMMSHVVLETEKTKARSKQIKGLQLLFLALPPTNCLLLECLIDMLHRVSRISENMMTAQSLGTVFAPCLLCPRKMPPEELQVISPKLSQAISFMVECGSQIFKTPRELAADIANFWREMETPSKGNRVKSDGDHGNSSSALYSSKKYGSTQAVNTVICFAERKTSSDSDSGTDTQVALGKLYAHVQMMPNSSKKKKLLKRFNQASGTHPQKKHSRSKTIGEQIKKHFGNLHKNHKRRGSNDGSKITRGLPWGTTKTINIDENDNIHHDDVFITKTPDGKTRIGLNQPGSPAVHIVDLSKTPTQSRKIPPSRKRLSSDSSEGSHPESRPSPDKISKVPCTENEIHYLASLPHERRHCPCTPKQLHHKPVAMVSPMSLQSPISESVKKIPYKSQKAIHTPRSRTPLLVIQSPTSLSRESVL; encoded by the exons ATGTACAGATTTGATACAGACAGTTTCTTTGAGCAGATCATAGCTG CATACGAGATGTCGACCCCTGCAGTCCGCCGACGTCACACTGACGCGGACAAGTTGGTGAACAGACTCAAAAACTCCATGCCAGACAAGTTCAGGATCATGGTTCAAATGCATTTATCTTTCATCCTGGATCTCGACGGAacaaaattagaggaaatgttCACTGAACCAGAAAAAGTGGAAGCAGTTCCAAAAAGGAAAAGTGCAACTCCATTCTCCAAAAAGAAAG aaaaacaCAACTCTGTCCTGTTTGGGGCTCCACTAAGCAATGAGAACGTGGCCCGCATCTACCCTCTGATTGAGTTCCTCAGCCGTCCAGATA ATTTGAAGACAGAGGGCTTATTCAGAAAGACTGGCAACGTGGCGAGACAGCGTCTGCTGAAGGAGTGGCTGAACGAAGGGGTCGACTTAATTCTGGACCAGGAGTCCTTCACCCCCCACGACTGTGCCACCGTCCTCAAGAACTATCTTTCAGAGCTCCCCGATCCACTACTGACCGAGAGACACTACCAGGCCCATCTACAAGTAGTCG AAATGATGTCGCACGTTGTGTTGGAGACAGAGAAGACGAAGGCTCGCAGTAAGCAGATAAAGGGACTACAGCTGCTGTTCCTGGCCCTGCCCCCCACCAATTGCCTCCTCCTGGAGTGTCTGATTGACATGTTACACAGGGTGTCCAGGATATCGGAGAACATGATGACCGCCCAGTCACTGGGGACAGTGTTTGCCCCGTGTCTGCTCTGCCCTAGAAAG ATGCCACCAGAAGAGTTGCAGGTTATTTCTCCCAAGCTTAGCCAGGCCATTTCCTTCATGGTAGAATGTGGATCACAAATATTCAAA ACTCCGAGAGAACTAGCAGCAGACATTGCCAACTTTTGGCGGGAAATGGAAACACCTAGCAAAGGCAATCGAGTGAAAAGTGATGGCGACCATGGGAACTCTAGCTCAGCCCTGTACAGTTCAAAG AAATATGGGAGCACACAGGCAGTGAACACAGTGATATGTTTTGCTGAGAGAAAGACCTCTAGTGATTCAGACTCTGGGACTGACACACAGGTCGCACTGGGTAAACTCTACGCTCACGTTCAAATGATGCCCAACTCGTCTAAAAAGAAGAAGTTACTCAAAAGGTTTAACCAGGCCAGTGGCACACATCCTCAAAAGAAACATTCAAGAAGCAAGACCATAGGAGAACAAATTAAG aaacattttggaaatttacACAAAAATCACAAAAGGCGAGGCTCCAATGATGGCAGTAAGATAACGCGAGGCCTTCCATGGGGTACAACCAAAACAATCAATATTGATGAAAACGACAATATTCACCATGATGATGTGTTCATTACAAAGACTCCGGATGGCAAAACAAGGATAGGTCTTAATCAG CCGGGAAGCCCTGCTGTTCACATAGTAGACCTGAGTAAAACTCCAACACAGAGCAGAAAAATCCCACCATCCAGAAAGAGGCTGAGTAGTGATAGTAGTGAGGGGAGTCACCCCGAGAGCCGACCGTCCCCAGACAAGATTTCCAAGGTTCCCTGTACGGAGAATGAGATCCACTACCTGGCCAGTCTTCCCCATGAACGCAGGCACTGTCCCTGCACTCCGAAACAGCTCCACCACAAACCAGTCGCCATGGTGTCGCCAATGAGTCTTCAGTCTCCTATATCTGAGTCTGTCAAAAAGATTCCATATAAATCACAG aAGGCTATCCACACCCCTCGCTCCAGAACCCCCCTGCTAGTCATCCAATCTCCGACCAGTCTCTCGCGGGAGAGCGTGCTGTGA
- the LOC105338654 gene encoding rho GTPase-activating protein 19 isoform X4 codes for MKAYEMSTPAVRRRHTDADKLVNRLKNSMPDKFRIMVQMHLSFILDLDGTKLEEMFTEPEKVEAVPKRKSATPFSKKKEKHNSVLFGAPLSNENVARIYPLIEFLSRPDNLKTEGLFRKTGNVARQRLLKEWLNEGVDLILDQESFTPHDCATVLKNYLSELPDPLLTERHYQAHLQVVEMMSHVVLETEKTKARSKQIKGLQLLFLALPPTNCLLLECLIDMLHRVSRISENMMTAQSLGTVFAPCLLCPRKMPPEELQVISPKLSQAISFMVECGSQIFKTPRELAADIANFWREMETPSKGNRVKSDGDHGNSSSALYSSKKYGSTQAVNTVICFAERKTSSDSDSGTDTQVALGKLYAHVQMMPNSSKKKKLLKRFNQASGTHPQKKHSRSKTIGEQIKKHFGNLHKNHKRRGSNDGSKITRGLPWGTTKTINIDENDNIHHDDVFITKTPDGKTRIGLNQPGSPAVHIVDLSKTPTQSRKIPPSRKRLSSDSSEGSHPESRPSPDKISKVPCTENEIHYLASLPHERRHCPCTPKQLHHKPVAMVSPMSLQSPISESVKKIPYKSQKAIHTPRSRTPLLVIQSPTSLSRESVL; via the exons ATGAAAG CATACGAGATGTCGACCCCTGCAGTCCGCCGACGTCACACTGACGCGGACAAGTTGGTGAACAGACTCAAAAACTCCATGCCAGACAAGTTCAGGATCATGGTTCAAATGCATTTATCTTTCATCCTGGATCTCGACGGAacaaaattagaggaaatgttCACTGAACCAGAAAAAGTGGAAGCAGTTCCAAAAAGGAAAAGTGCAACTCCATTCTCCAAAAAGAAAG aaaaacaCAACTCTGTCCTGTTTGGGGCTCCACTAAGCAATGAGAACGTGGCCCGCATCTACCCTCTGATTGAGTTCCTCAGCCGTCCAGATA ATTTGAAGACAGAGGGCTTATTCAGAAAGACTGGCAACGTGGCGAGACAGCGTCTGCTGAAGGAGTGGCTGAACGAAGGGGTCGACTTAATTCTGGACCAGGAGTCCTTCACCCCCCACGACTGTGCCACCGTCCTCAAGAACTATCTTTCAGAGCTCCCCGATCCACTACTGACCGAGAGACACTACCAGGCCCATCTACAAGTAGTCG AAATGATGTCGCACGTTGTGTTGGAGACAGAGAAGACGAAGGCTCGCAGTAAGCAGATAAAGGGACTACAGCTGCTGTTCCTGGCCCTGCCCCCCACCAATTGCCTCCTCCTGGAGTGTCTGATTGACATGTTACACAGGGTGTCCAGGATATCGGAGAACATGATGACCGCCCAGTCACTGGGGACAGTGTTTGCCCCGTGTCTGCTCTGCCCTAGAAAG ATGCCACCAGAAGAGTTGCAGGTTATTTCTCCCAAGCTTAGCCAGGCCATTTCCTTCATGGTAGAATGTGGATCACAAATATTCAAA ACTCCGAGAGAACTAGCAGCAGACATTGCCAACTTTTGGCGGGAAATGGAAACACCTAGCAAAGGCAATCGAGTGAAAAGTGATGGCGACCATGGGAACTCTAGCTCAGCCCTGTACAGTTCAAAG AAATATGGGAGCACACAGGCAGTGAACACAGTGATATGTTTTGCTGAGAGAAAGACCTCTAGTGATTCAGACTCTGGGACTGACACACAGGTCGCACTGGGTAAACTCTACGCTCACGTTCAAATGATGCCCAACTCGTCTAAAAAGAAGAAGTTACTCAAAAGGTTTAACCAGGCCAGTGGCACACATCCTCAAAAGAAACATTCAAGAAGCAAGACCATAGGAGAACAAATTAAG aaacattttggaaatttacACAAAAATCACAAAAGGCGAGGCTCCAATGATGGCAGTAAGATAACGCGAGGCCTTCCATGGGGTACAACCAAAACAATCAATATTGATGAAAACGACAATATTCACCATGATGATGTGTTCATTACAAAGACTCCGGATGGCAAAACAAGGATAGGTCTTAATCAG CCGGGAAGCCCTGCTGTTCACATAGTAGACCTGAGTAAAACTCCAACACAGAGCAGAAAAATCCCACCATCCAGAAAGAGGCTGAGTAGTGATAGTAGTGAGGGGAGTCACCCCGAGAGCCGACCGTCCCCAGACAAGATTTCCAAGGTTCCCTGTACGGAGAATGAGATCCACTACCTGGCCAGTCTTCCCCATGAACGCAGGCACTGTCCCTGCACTCCGAAACAGCTCCACCACAAACCAGTCGCCATGGTGTCGCCAATGAGTCTTCAGTCTCCTATATCTGAGTCTGTCAAAAAGATTCCATATAAATCACAG aAGGCTATCCACACCCCTCGCTCCAGAACCCCCCTGCTAGTCATCCAATCTCCGACCAGTCTCTCGCGGGAGAGCGTGCTGTGA
- the LOC105338654 gene encoding rho GTPase-activating protein 19 isoform X1 yields MVLSPFQKKCYGIDMDVFFTDFLCDHSYEMSTPAVRRRHTDADKLVNRLKNSMPDKFRIMVQMHLSFILDLDGTKLEEMFTEPEKVEAVPKRKSATPFSKKKEKHNSVLFGAPLSNENVARIYPLIEFLSRPDNLKTEGLFRKTGNVARQRLLKEWLNEGVDLILDQESFTPHDCATVLKNYLSELPDPLLTERHYQAHLQVVEMMSHVVLETEKTKARSKQIKGLQLLFLALPPTNCLLLECLIDMLHRVSRISENMMTAQSLGTVFAPCLLCPRKMPPEELQVISPKLSQAISFMVECGSQIFKTPRELAADIANFWREMETPSKGNRVKSDGDHGNSSSALYSSKKYGSTQAVNTVICFAERKTSSDSDSGTDTQVALGKLYAHVQMMPNSSKKKKLLKRFNQASGTHPQKKHSRSKTIGEQIKKHFGNLHKNHKRRGSNDGSKITRGLPWGTTKTINIDENDNIHHDDVFITKTPDGKTRIGLNQPGSPAVHIVDLSKTPTQSRKIPPSRKRLSSDSSEGSHPESRPSPDKISKVPCTENEIHYLASLPHERRHCPCTPKQLHHKPVAMVSPMSLQSPISESVKKIPYKSQKAIHTPRSRTPLLVIQSPTSLSRESVL; encoded by the exons ATGGTTCTATCACCTTTCCAGAAGAAGTGTTATGGAATAGATATGGATGTATTCTTCACAGACTTCTTGTGTGATCACT CATACGAGATGTCGACCCCTGCAGTCCGCCGACGTCACACTGACGCGGACAAGTTGGTGAACAGACTCAAAAACTCCATGCCAGACAAGTTCAGGATCATGGTTCAAATGCATTTATCTTTCATCCTGGATCTCGACGGAacaaaattagaggaaatgttCACTGAACCAGAAAAAGTGGAAGCAGTTCCAAAAAGGAAAAGTGCAACTCCATTCTCCAAAAAGAAAG aaaaacaCAACTCTGTCCTGTTTGGGGCTCCACTAAGCAATGAGAACGTGGCCCGCATCTACCCTCTGATTGAGTTCCTCAGCCGTCCAGATA ATTTGAAGACAGAGGGCTTATTCAGAAAGACTGGCAACGTGGCGAGACAGCGTCTGCTGAAGGAGTGGCTGAACGAAGGGGTCGACTTAATTCTGGACCAGGAGTCCTTCACCCCCCACGACTGTGCCACCGTCCTCAAGAACTATCTTTCAGAGCTCCCCGATCCACTACTGACCGAGAGACACTACCAGGCCCATCTACAAGTAGTCG AAATGATGTCGCACGTTGTGTTGGAGACAGAGAAGACGAAGGCTCGCAGTAAGCAGATAAAGGGACTACAGCTGCTGTTCCTGGCCCTGCCCCCCACCAATTGCCTCCTCCTGGAGTGTCTGATTGACATGTTACACAGGGTGTCCAGGATATCGGAGAACATGATGACCGCCCAGTCACTGGGGACAGTGTTTGCCCCGTGTCTGCTCTGCCCTAGAAAG ATGCCACCAGAAGAGTTGCAGGTTATTTCTCCCAAGCTTAGCCAGGCCATTTCCTTCATGGTAGAATGTGGATCACAAATATTCAAA ACTCCGAGAGAACTAGCAGCAGACATTGCCAACTTTTGGCGGGAAATGGAAACACCTAGCAAAGGCAATCGAGTGAAAAGTGATGGCGACCATGGGAACTCTAGCTCAGCCCTGTACAGTTCAAAG AAATATGGGAGCACACAGGCAGTGAACACAGTGATATGTTTTGCTGAGAGAAAGACCTCTAGTGATTCAGACTCTGGGACTGACACACAGGTCGCACTGGGTAAACTCTACGCTCACGTTCAAATGATGCCCAACTCGTCTAAAAAGAAGAAGTTACTCAAAAGGTTTAACCAGGCCAGTGGCACACATCCTCAAAAGAAACATTCAAGAAGCAAGACCATAGGAGAACAAATTAAG aaacattttggaaatttacACAAAAATCACAAAAGGCGAGGCTCCAATGATGGCAGTAAGATAACGCGAGGCCTTCCATGGGGTACAACCAAAACAATCAATATTGATGAAAACGACAATATTCACCATGATGATGTGTTCATTACAAAGACTCCGGATGGCAAAACAAGGATAGGTCTTAATCAG CCGGGAAGCCCTGCTGTTCACATAGTAGACCTGAGTAAAACTCCAACACAGAGCAGAAAAATCCCACCATCCAGAAAGAGGCTGAGTAGTGATAGTAGTGAGGGGAGTCACCCCGAGAGCCGACCGTCCCCAGACAAGATTTCCAAGGTTCCCTGTACGGAGAATGAGATCCACTACCTGGCCAGTCTTCCCCATGAACGCAGGCACTGTCCCTGCACTCCGAAACAGCTCCACCACAAACCAGTCGCCATGGTGTCGCCAATGAGTCTTCAGTCTCCTATATCTGAGTCTGTCAAAAAGATTCCATATAAATCACAG aAGGCTATCCACACCCCTCGCTCCAGAACCCCCCTGCTAGTCATCCAATCTCCGACCAGTCTCTCGCGGGAGAGCGTGCTGTGA
- the LOC105338654 gene encoding rho GTPase-activating protein 19 isoform X3 codes for MSLGEEHRTYAYEMSTPAVRRRHTDADKLVNRLKNSMPDKFRIMVQMHLSFILDLDGTKLEEMFTEPEKVEAVPKRKSATPFSKKKEKHNSVLFGAPLSNENVARIYPLIEFLSRPDNLKTEGLFRKTGNVARQRLLKEWLNEGVDLILDQESFTPHDCATVLKNYLSELPDPLLTERHYQAHLQVVEMMSHVVLETEKTKARSKQIKGLQLLFLALPPTNCLLLECLIDMLHRVSRISENMMTAQSLGTVFAPCLLCPRKMPPEELQVISPKLSQAISFMVECGSQIFKTPRELAADIANFWREMETPSKGNRVKSDGDHGNSSSALYSSKKYGSTQAVNTVICFAERKTSSDSDSGTDTQVALGKLYAHVQMMPNSSKKKKLLKRFNQASGTHPQKKHSRSKTIGEQIKKHFGNLHKNHKRRGSNDGSKITRGLPWGTTKTINIDENDNIHHDDVFITKTPDGKTRIGLNQPGSPAVHIVDLSKTPTQSRKIPPSRKRLSSDSSEGSHPESRPSPDKISKVPCTENEIHYLASLPHERRHCPCTPKQLHHKPVAMVSPMSLQSPISESVKKIPYKSQKAIHTPRSRTPLLVIQSPTSLSRESVL; via the exons ATGTCATTGGGGGAGGAACACAGGACATATG CATACGAGATGTCGACCCCTGCAGTCCGCCGACGTCACACTGACGCGGACAAGTTGGTGAACAGACTCAAAAACTCCATGCCAGACAAGTTCAGGATCATGGTTCAAATGCATTTATCTTTCATCCTGGATCTCGACGGAacaaaattagaggaaatgttCACTGAACCAGAAAAAGTGGAAGCAGTTCCAAAAAGGAAAAGTGCAACTCCATTCTCCAAAAAGAAAG aaaaacaCAACTCTGTCCTGTTTGGGGCTCCACTAAGCAATGAGAACGTGGCCCGCATCTACCCTCTGATTGAGTTCCTCAGCCGTCCAGATA ATTTGAAGACAGAGGGCTTATTCAGAAAGACTGGCAACGTGGCGAGACAGCGTCTGCTGAAGGAGTGGCTGAACGAAGGGGTCGACTTAATTCTGGACCAGGAGTCCTTCACCCCCCACGACTGTGCCACCGTCCTCAAGAACTATCTTTCAGAGCTCCCCGATCCACTACTGACCGAGAGACACTACCAGGCCCATCTACAAGTAGTCG AAATGATGTCGCACGTTGTGTTGGAGACAGAGAAGACGAAGGCTCGCAGTAAGCAGATAAAGGGACTACAGCTGCTGTTCCTGGCCCTGCCCCCCACCAATTGCCTCCTCCTGGAGTGTCTGATTGACATGTTACACAGGGTGTCCAGGATATCGGAGAACATGATGACCGCCCAGTCACTGGGGACAGTGTTTGCCCCGTGTCTGCTCTGCCCTAGAAAG ATGCCACCAGAAGAGTTGCAGGTTATTTCTCCCAAGCTTAGCCAGGCCATTTCCTTCATGGTAGAATGTGGATCACAAATATTCAAA ACTCCGAGAGAACTAGCAGCAGACATTGCCAACTTTTGGCGGGAAATGGAAACACCTAGCAAAGGCAATCGAGTGAAAAGTGATGGCGACCATGGGAACTCTAGCTCAGCCCTGTACAGTTCAAAG AAATATGGGAGCACACAGGCAGTGAACACAGTGATATGTTTTGCTGAGAGAAAGACCTCTAGTGATTCAGACTCTGGGACTGACACACAGGTCGCACTGGGTAAACTCTACGCTCACGTTCAAATGATGCCCAACTCGTCTAAAAAGAAGAAGTTACTCAAAAGGTTTAACCAGGCCAGTGGCACACATCCTCAAAAGAAACATTCAAGAAGCAAGACCATAGGAGAACAAATTAAG aaacattttggaaatttacACAAAAATCACAAAAGGCGAGGCTCCAATGATGGCAGTAAGATAACGCGAGGCCTTCCATGGGGTACAACCAAAACAATCAATATTGATGAAAACGACAATATTCACCATGATGATGTGTTCATTACAAAGACTCCGGATGGCAAAACAAGGATAGGTCTTAATCAG CCGGGAAGCCCTGCTGTTCACATAGTAGACCTGAGTAAAACTCCAACACAGAGCAGAAAAATCCCACCATCCAGAAAGAGGCTGAGTAGTGATAGTAGTGAGGGGAGTCACCCCGAGAGCCGACCGTCCCCAGACAAGATTTCCAAGGTTCCCTGTACGGAGAATGAGATCCACTACCTGGCCAGTCTTCCCCATGAACGCAGGCACTGTCCCTGCACTCCGAAACAGCTCCACCACAAACCAGTCGCCATGGTGTCGCCAATGAGTCTTCAGTCTCCTATATCTGAGTCTGTCAAAAAGATTCCATATAAATCACAG aAGGCTATCCACACCCCTCGCTCCAGAACCCCCCTGCTAGTCATCCAATCTCCGACCAGTCTCTCGCGGGAGAGCGTGCTGTGA
- the LOC105338654 gene encoding rho GTPase-activating protein 19 isoform X5, whose translation MSTPAVRRRHTDADKLVNRLKNSMPDKFRIMVQMHLSFILDLDGTKLEEMFTEPEKVEAVPKRKSATPFSKKKEKHNSVLFGAPLSNENVARIYPLIEFLSRPDNLKTEGLFRKTGNVARQRLLKEWLNEGVDLILDQESFTPHDCATVLKNYLSELPDPLLTERHYQAHLQVVEMMSHVVLETEKTKARSKQIKGLQLLFLALPPTNCLLLECLIDMLHRVSRISENMMTAQSLGTVFAPCLLCPRKMPPEELQVISPKLSQAISFMVECGSQIFKTPRELAADIANFWREMETPSKGNRVKSDGDHGNSSSALYSSKKYGSTQAVNTVICFAERKTSSDSDSGTDTQVALGKLYAHVQMMPNSSKKKKLLKRFNQASGTHPQKKHSRSKTIGEQIKKHFGNLHKNHKRRGSNDGSKITRGLPWGTTKTINIDENDNIHHDDVFITKTPDGKTRIGLNQPGSPAVHIVDLSKTPTQSRKIPPSRKRLSSDSSEGSHPESRPSPDKISKVPCTENEIHYLASLPHERRHCPCTPKQLHHKPVAMVSPMSLQSPISESVKKIPYKSQKAIHTPRSRTPLLVIQSPTSLSRESVL comes from the exons ATGTCGACCCCTGCAGTCCGCCGACGTCACACTGACGCGGACAAGTTGGTGAACAGACTCAAAAACTCCATGCCAGACAAGTTCAGGATCATGGTTCAAATGCATTTATCTTTCATCCTGGATCTCGACGGAacaaaattagaggaaatgttCACTGAACCAGAAAAAGTGGAAGCAGTTCCAAAAAGGAAAAGTGCAACTCCATTCTCCAAAAAGAAAG aaaaacaCAACTCTGTCCTGTTTGGGGCTCCACTAAGCAATGAGAACGTGGCCCGCATCTACCCTCTGATTGAGTTCCTCAGCCGTCCAGATA ATTTGAAGACAGAGGGCTTATTCAGAAAGACTGGCAACGTGGCGAGACAGCGTCTGCTGAAGGAGTGGCTGAACGAAGGGGTCGACTTAATTCTGGACCAGGAGTCCTTCACCCCCCACGACTGTGCCACCGTCCTCAAGAACTATCTTTCAGAGCTCCCCGATCCACTACTGACCGAGAGACACTACCAGGCCCATCTACAAGTAGTCG AAATGATGTCGCACGTTGTGTTGGAGACAGAGAAGACGAAGGCTCGCAGTAAGCAGATAAAGGGACTACAGCTGCTGTTCCTGGCCCTGCCCCCCACCAATTGCCTCCTCCTGGAGTGTCTGATTGACATGTTACACAGGGTGTCCAGGATATCGGAGAACATGATGACCGCCCAGTCACTGGGGACAGTGTTTGCCCCGTGTCTGCTCTGCCCTAGAAAG ATGCCACCAGAAGAGTTGCAGGTTATTTCTCCCAAGCTTAGCCAGGCCATTTCCTTCATGGTAGAATGTGGATCACAAATATTCAAA ACTCCGAGAGAACTAGCAGCAGACATTGCCAACTTTTGGCGGGAAATGGAAACACCTAGCAAAGGCAATCGAGTGAAAAGTGATGGCGACCATGGGAACTCTAGCTCAGCCCTGTACAGTTCAAAG AAATATGGGAGCACACAGGCAGTGAACACAGTGATATGTTTTGCTGAGAGAAAGACCTCTAGTGATTCAGACTCTGGGACTGACACACAGGTCGCACTGGGTAAACTCTACGCTCACGTTCAAATGATGCCCAACTCGTCTAAAAAGAAGAAGTTACTCAAAAGGTTTAACCAGGCCAGTGGCACACATCCTCAAAAGAAACATTCAAGAAGCAAGACCATAGGAGAACAAATTAAG aaacattttggaaatttacACAAAAATCACAAAAGGCGAGGCTCCAATGATGGCAGTAAGATAACGCGAGGCCTTCCATGGGGTACAACCAAAACAATCAATATTGATGAAAACGACAATATTCACCATGATGATGTGTTCATTACAAAGACTCCGGATGGCAAAACAAGGATAGGTCTTAATCAG CCGGGAAGCCCTGCTGTTCACATAGTAGACCTGAGTAAAACTCCAACACAGAGCAGAAAAATCCCACCATCCAGAAAGAGGCTGAGTAGTGATAGTAGTGAGGGGAGTCACCCCGAGAGCCGACCGTCCCCAGACAAGATTTCCAAGGTTCCCTGTACGGAGAATGAGATCCACTACCTGGCCAGTCTTCCCCATGAACGCAGGCACTGTCCCTGCACTCCGAAACAGCTCCACCACAAACCAGTCGCCATGGTGTCGCCAATGAGTCTTCAGTCTCCTATATCTGAGTCTGTCAAAAAGATTCCATATAAATCACAG aAGGCTATCCACACCCCTCGCTCCAGAACCCCCCTGCTAGTCATCCAATCTCCGACCAGTCTCTCGCGGGAGAGCGTGCTGTGA
- the LOC105338653 gene encoding cytosolic purine 5'-nucleotidase, with protein MTSQESLSSVPSQPSNKPALEPSLSNGISEVEVWKREPSHRVFVNRSLNLDKIKFFGFDMDYTLAVYKSPQYETMGFTMLKDRLISIGYPTDIKEFEYDPTFPCRGLWFDKLYGNILKVDAYGNILVCVHGFRFLKGSEIGDLYPNKFVNLDEKRIYVLNTLFHLPETYMLACLIDYFTTSKEYERNKDGVRCGELYMSYQSIFQDVRGAVDWVHFYGNLKSETVANLERYVHKDPRLPVLMDRIRESGKKTMIITNSEFEYTNKIMEYLTDFPETKGRKWTSYFDFVVVDAKKPLFFEEGTILRKVNTNSGKLSIGHHMGKLEQHCAYSGGSCEVISQMIGAQGKDVLYVGDHIFGDILRSKKQRGWRTFLVVPELSTEVHVWTDQSELFNKIKSLEQTLSIIYKNLDSSNMEKPDISNVQRAMMDTVHELDLSYGMLGSLFRSGSRLTFFSSQVQRFADIYAASVINLIHYPFTYMFRAPAMLLPHESTVSHENTIPADDFTIARQRSVNNENKYAKVQHVAHLRPETPTKVTHHHDDDDFEETSSNSSDKST; from the exons ATGACTTCCCAAGAATCCCTGTCCAGCGTTCCCTCTCAGCCCTCTAACAAACCTGCTCTAGAACCGAGTCTCAGTAATGGAATCTCAGAGGTGGAGGTCTGGAAACGAGAACCGTCCCACAG agtgtTTGTAAACAGAAGTTTAAACTTGGACAAGATCAAGTTTTTTGGCTTTGATATGGATTACACATTGGCAG TGTATAAGTCGCCCCAGTACGAGACCATGGGCTTCACCATGCTGAAGGACAGACTGATTTCTATTGGCTATCCCACAGACATCAAGGAATTTGAATATGATCCCACTTTTCCTTGCAG agGACTTTGGTTTGATAAACTGTATGGAAATATACTCAAAGTGGATGCCTATGGCAACATATTGGTCTGTGTACATGGCTTTAGATTTCTGAAAGG ATCTGAGATAGGAGATCTGTACCCTAACAAGTTTGTCAACCTGGATGAGAAGAGAATCTATGTTCTCAACACATTATTCCACTTACCAG AAACCTACATGCTTGCGTGCCTGATTGATTACTTCACCACCAGTAAGGAGTATGAAAG AAATAAGGACGGGGTGAGGTGTGGGGAGCTCTACATGTCCTACCAGTCCATATTCCAGGACGTCCGGGGAGCCGTCGACTGGGTCCACTTCTAT GGCAATCTCAAAAGTGAAACTGTAGCAAATTTGGAGCGATATGTGCATAAAGATCCAAGACTGCCAGTCCTAATGGACAG AATCAGGGAGAGTGGGAAGAAGACCATGATTATCACTAACAGTGAATTTGAATACACAAAT aaaataaTGGAATATCTAACTGATTTCCCTGAG ACTAAAGGCAGAAAATGGACATCATACTTTgactttgttgttgttgatgcaAAGAAACCATTGTTTTTTGAAGAAGGAACTATACTGAGAAAAGTGAACACA aacTCTGGTAAGCTAAGTATTGGTCACCACATGGGGAAGCTAGAACAACACTGTGCTTATTCTGGAG GTTCCTGTGAGGTGATATCCCAAATGATTGGCGCCCAGGGGAAAGATGTCTTGTATGTGGGAGACCACATATTTGGTGACATTTTACGATCCAAAAAACAGCGCGGCTGGCGAACCTTTCTGGTTGTTCCTGAACTCTCAACAGAGGTTCATGTGTGGACAGACCAATCAGAGCTGttcaacaaaatcaaatccCTAGAGCAGACCCTCAGTATTATTTACAA AAACCTAGACAGCAGTAATATGGAAAAACCAGACATTTCTAATGTTCAAAGGGCCATGATG GACACAGTCCATGAACTAGATTTGTCGTATGGCATGCTGGGAAGTTTATTCAGAAGCG GATCCCGTCTGACATTCTTCTCCTCACAAGTTCAGCGATTTGCAGACATCTATGCAGCTTCTGTCATCAATCTGATCCACTATCCCTTTACATACATGTTCAGGGCACCTGCAATGCTG CTGCCTCATGAGTCCACTGTATCGCATGAGAATACAATACCTGCTGACGACTTCACCATTGCCCGGCAACGCTCCGtgaacaatgaaaataaatacgcCAAAGTTCAACATGTGGCCCACCTTCGTCCAGAGACACCCACAAAGGTCACTCATCACCATGACGACGATGACTTTGAGGAGACCAGTAGTAACAGCAGTGACAAATCGACCTGA